A window of Fragaria vesca subsp. vesca linkage group LG7, FraVesHawaii_1.0, whole genome shotgun sequence contains these coding sequences:
- the LOC101296716 gene encoding F-box/LRR-repeat protein At3g48880-like codes for MEEGDSLLTLRRWDDLNSDILRKIFGSFDYISDATSAIAQVRCSAVCIAWRSILCDPQLWDVLDLSWLKSNFIKIHQEPYVYVDSRSDETLSRVLKVSLSLSRGNITTLVLNPELYISDDQLTFTAERCPNLKRLVMPTGDRIKKTGICQAIRNWQELESLTVPGIMYPPYLMEVISNHCSNFRELKIMGRFDVRFASTLVGTYLPNLKVMSLRCSQLVREALITILDGLPQLEVLNIAHCVLLIEPPRRNQPLQIVEELDEVILEKASRLERFITCTQIDRCIMCQRARNDGGIMKWYKYEEGLWKQDEVNTLAL; via the exons ATGGAAGAGGGTGATTCCCTTCTCACCTTAAGAAGATGGGATGATCTCAACTCCGACATACTACGTAAGATTTTCGGTTCTTTCGACTACATCAGTGATGCAACCTCAGCTATTGCTCAGGTTCGTTGCAGCGCCGTTTGTATTGCTTGGCGTTCGATTCTATGTGATCCTCAGCTCTGGGATGTTCTAGATTTGTCTTGGTTGAAATCCAACTTCATCAAGATCCATCAGGAGCCTTACGTCTATGTGGATAGCCGGTCCGACGAGACATTGAGCCGGGTTTTGAAGGTCTCGTTGAGTCTTAGCAGAGGTAACATTACCACTTTGGTTTTAAACCCCGAGTTGTATATCAGTGACGACCAGCTGACGTTCACTGCTGAAAG GTGCCCGAATCTAAAACGACTAGTGATGCCAACCGGGGACAGAATAAAGAAGACTGGAATCTGCCAGGCAATTCGGAATTGGCAAGAACTCGAATCGCTGACAGTGCCGGGCATAATGTATCCCCCGTACCTAATGGAGGTGATCTCCAATCACTGCAGTAACTTCAGGGAGCTAAAGATCATGGGTCGTTTCGACGTCAGATTCGCTTCAACATTAGTTGGTACTTATCTTCCTAATCTCAAGGTCATGAGCCTGCGGTGTTCGCAGCTGGTTAGGGAAGCTTTGATCACTATATTGGACGGGTTACCACAGCTAGAAGTCCTCAATATAGCACATTGTGTGCTTCTGATTGAACCCCCGCGGCGTAATCAGCCTCTCCAAATTGTTGAGGAGCTTGATGAAGTTATTCTTGAGAAGGCTTCTCGGTTAGAGAGATTCATAACGTGCACGCAAATAGACCGGTGCATCATGTGCCAAAGGGCCAGAAACGATGGGGGGATTATGAAATGGTATAAATATGAAGAAGGGCTCTGGAAACAAGATGAGGTGAACACTCTTGCTCTTTGA
- the LOC101293249 gene encoding uncharacterized protein LOC101293249, with translation MIGSIDYMHWEWKNCPTGWHGAYSGRKGRPTIILEAVASHDTWVWHAFFGVPGAQNDINVLDQSSVFEGLIAGNSPAVTFHANGRRYSNVYYLADGIYPRYSTFVKTIPNPESQAQKLFAKKQEAYRKNVERCFGILQSRWAILRHGARLHRSSTLRNIMIICIILHNMIVEDEFVEEEFVEPEEEDLLNPLAAGVYDGPVDYEGVRIPFLPVERNGRNQHAFWDRIDHLESAYIHTILQNDLVEHNWALEANQQ, from the coding sequence ATGATCGGAAGCATTGACTACATGCATTGGGAGTGGAAGAACTGCCCAACCGGGTGGCATGGGGCTTACAGTGGCCGGAAGGGTCGTCCCACTATTATTCTAGAGGCGGTGGCCTCGCATGACACGTGGGTATGGCACGCTTTCTTTGGTGTGCCAGGAGCTCAAAATGATATTAACGTGCTCGACCAATCATCAGTCTTTGAAGGGCTCATTGCTGGAAACAGCCCGGCTGTGACTTTTCACGCAAACGGTAGGAGATATAGCAATGTTTATTATCTTGCTGACGGAATTTATCCTAGGTACTCCACATTTGTAAAAACTATTCCAAACCCTGAATCGCAAGCACAAAAGCTATTTGCAAAGAAACAAGAAGCATACCGTAAAAATGTAGAGAGGTGTTTCGGCATCTTGCAATCCCGTTGGGCAATCCTTCGTCATGGAGCTCGGTTGCACAGGAGTTCGACACTGAGAAACATAATGATAATTTGCATCATATTGCATAACATGATTGTAGAGGATGAATTTGTAGAAGAAGAATTTGTCGAGCCAGAAGAAGAAGATCTATTGAACCCACTGGCGGCAGGAGTTTATGATGGGCCAGTAGATTATGAGGGGGTTCGAATTCCTTTTTTACCAGTGGAAAGAAATGGAAGAAACCAACATGCATTTTGGGACCGTATTGACCACCTCGAGTCAGCTTATATCCACACAATTCTTCAGAATGATTTAGTGGAGCACAATTGGGCATTGGAAGCCAACCAACAATAA
- the LOC101296148 gene encoding DNA mismatch repair protein MSH3-like — translation MKKQKQQVISRFFAPKSKPQNPSFPSSSAPLNPNDPPPPTPPPKITATVAFSPSKRLLSSHLTSSPKRPKLSPHTHNPIPTTPNPSLHQKFLQKLLEPSTSIPQPPPPSNPKLTPLELQVVDLKKRYPDVLLMVEVGYKYRFFGEDAEIAARNLGIYAHMDHSFLTASVPTFRLNVHVRRLVSAGYKVGVVKQTETAAIKAHGANRGGPFGRGLSALYTKATLEAAEGVGGGEEGCGGESSYLSCVVDESGNVGNLESEVRIGIVAVEISTGDVVYGEFRDDFMRSGLEAFVLSLSPAELLLGEPLSKQTEKMLLAFAGPASNVRVERVSRDCFKDGGALAEVMSLYENMDEDKLGDQTEINSEVIGKGNHRLGVEGIMKMPNLAVQALALTIRHLKQFGLERVLHLGASFRPFSSNVEMTLSANALQQLEVLKNNNDGSESGSLLQCMNHTLTIHGSRLLRHWVTHPLCDRNMISARLDAVSEIAESMGSSKACPIIEGDDAEDSHVTILRPEFNYILSSVLTTLGRSPDIQRGITRIFHRTATPSEFIAVIQAILHAGKQLQQLQIDEEGSGKTLGGKAVCSELLRKLILTASSSSIIGNAAKLLSTLNKEAADQQDLQNLITISDGQFPEVAKARKEVQLANEKLNSLIGLYRKQLGMRKLEFMSVSGTTHLIELAVDVKVPSNWVKINSTKKTVRYHPPDVLTALDHLALAKEELTIACRAAWDSFLSGFSKYYAEFQAAIQALASLDCLHSLAVLSRNKNYVRPVFVYDDEPVQIHICSGRHPVLETTLQDNFVPNDTDLHADREYCQIITGPNMGGKSCYIRQVALIAIMAQVGSFVPASLARLHVLDGIYTRMGASDSIQQGRSTFLEELSEASHILHNCTSRSLVIIDELGRGTSTHDGVAIAYATLHHLLQQKRCMVLFVTHYPKIASIRTEFPGSVGAYHVSYLTSDRDRGTVDMTSENEDVTYLYKLVPGVSERSFGFKVAELAQLPSSCIRRATFMADRLEAVVRRRESDRYGNKSLLRSPTMDQKEEVEEEMLGTTGNAYAGENQIKEDIYGSEYNKFFLNLKTAISSDDLTENIRYLNHARSIAQELVSRLK, via the exons ATGAAAAAGCAAAAGCAGCAAGTCATCTCCCGCTTCTTCGCCCCAAAATCCAAACCCCAAAACCCTTCTTTCCCCTCTTCTTCTGCACCCTTAAACCCTAACGACCCACCACCACCAACCCCACCGCCCAAAATCACCGCCACCGTCGCCTTCTCCCCCTCCAAGCGCCTCCTCTCCTCCCACCTCACCTCCTCCCCAAAACGCCCCAAGCTCTCCCCCCACACCCACAACCCTATACCCACCACACCCAATCCCTCTCTCCACCAGAAATTCCTCCAGAAGCTTCTCGAACCCTCCACCTCCATCCCCCAGCCTCCTCCGCCGTCAAACCCTAAGCTAACGCCGTTAGAGCTCCAAGTCGTGGACCTGAAGAAGCGCTACCCCGATGTGCTTCTTATGGTGGAGGTTGGTTATAAATACCGGTTTTTCGGAGAAGACGCGGAAATCGCGGCGAGAAATTTGGGGATTTATGCTCACATGGATCATAGCTTCTTAACAGCGAGTGTTCCCACTTTCCGGCTGAATGTCCACGTCAGGAGGCTGGTGAGCGCCGGGTATAAGGTTGGCGTGGTGAAGCAGACCGAGACGGCGGCGATCAAGGCCCATGGGGCCAACCGGGGCGGCCCGTTTGGGAGGGGGCTGTCGGCGTTGTATACGAAGGCGACGCTGGAGGCGGCGGAGGGTGTGGGGGGAGGGGAGGAGGGGTGTGGTGGGGAGAGTAGCTATTTAAGTTGTGTTGTGGATGAGAGTGGAAATGTGGGAAATTTGGAGAGTGAGGTGAGGATTGGGATTGTGGCGGTGGAGATTTCGACTGGAGATGTTGTTTATGGAGAGTTTCGTGATGATTTTATGAGGAGCGGGCTTGAGGCTTTTGTTTTGAGCTTGTCTCCTGCTGAGTTGCTTCTTGGGGAGCCGCTTTCAAAGCAAACCGAGAAG ATGTTACTGGCTTTTGCTGGACCTGCTTCAAATGTCCGTGTGGAGCGTGTCTCGCGAGATTGCTTCAAAGATGGTGGTGCTTTGGCTGAAGTGATGTCTTTATATGAAAACATGGATGAAGATAAGTTAGGCGACCAAACTGAGATAAATTCAGAGGTTATAGGAAAGGGTAATCATCGTCTTGGAGTTGAG GGAATCATGAAGATGCCAAATTTGGCAGTGCAAGCACTGGCCCTAACTATCCGTCATCTGAAACAATTTGGTTTAGAAAGGGTCCTTCACCTAGGAGCTTCTTTCAGGCCATTCTCAAGCAACGTGGAAATGACTCTCTCAGCCAATGCACTTCAACAATTGGAG GTATTAAAGAACAACAATGATGGGTCTGAGTCTGGCTCCTTGCTGCAGTGTATGAATCACACTCTTACCATACATGGTTCAAGGCTTCTTAGACACTGG GTAACACACCCTTTATGTGATAGAAACATGATTTCTGCTCGTCTTGATGCTGTTTCTGAGATTGCAGAATCCATGGGGTCTTCGAAGGCTTGTCCGATTATTGAAGGGGATGATGCAGAAGATTCTCACGTAACAATTTTGAGACCAGAGTTCAATTATATACTTTCTTCAGTTCTTACAACTCTGGGAAGGTCACCTGATATTCAGCGCGGGATAACAAGAATCTTTCATCGGACTGCCACTCCATCTGAG TTTATTGCAGTTATTCAAGCTATTTTACATGCCGGAAAACAACTTCAGCAACTTCAAATTGACGAAGAGGGAAGTGGAAAAACTTTGGGCGGAAAGGCAGTGTGCTCTGAGCTGTTGAGGAAGCTGATATTGACTGCTTCATCGTCCAGTATAATTGGAAATGCTGCAAAACTTTTGTCTACACTTAATAAAGAGGCAGCTGACCAACAAGATCTACAGAACCTAATCACCATTTCTGATGGCCAATTTCCTGAG GTTGCTAAAGCAAGAAAGGAGGTTCAATTGGCAAATGAGAAATTGAATTCTCTCATTGGGTTATACCGCAAACAGCTTGGAATGCGCAAGTTGGAATTCATGAGTGTGTCTGGAACAACACACTTGATAGAG TTGGCTGTAGATGTCAAGGTACCTTCAAATTGGGTTAAGATTAATAGCACAAAAAAAACAGTCCGGTATCACCCACCTGATGTCTTGACTGCTTTAGATCATCTGGCCCTTGCAAAAGAAGAACTCACTATTGCCTGTCGTGCTGCGTGGGATAGCTTTCTAAGTGGATTCAGTAAATATTATGCTGAGTTTCAAGCTGCTATTCAGGCACTGGCCAGTTTAGATTGTCTACATTCACTTGCTGTGCTTTCAAGAAATAAG AACTATGTTCGTCCAGTGTTCGTATATGATGATGAACCTGTTCAGATACATATCTGTTCTGGACGTCACCCG GTTTTAGAGACGACATTACAGGACAACTTTGTTCCAAATGACACAGATTTACATGCTGACAGAGAGTATTGTCAGATTATTACTGGGCCGAACATGGGTGGAAAGAGTTGTTACATTCGTCAAGTTGCCCTCATTGCTATTATGGCACAG GTTGGTTCGTTTGTACCAGCATCACTGGCAAGACTGCATGTGTTAGATGGCATATACACTCGAATGGGTGCTTCTGACAGTATCCAACAAGGGAGAAGCACCTTTCTTGAAGAACTAAGTGAGGCATCACACATACTCCACAATTGCACATCACGCTCGCTGGTTATCATCGATGAGCTTGGGAGAGGCACCAGCACACATGATGGTGTGGCTATTGCTTACGCTACATTACATCATTTGTTACAGCAGAAAAGATGCATGGTCCTCTTTGTCACGCACTATCCTAAAATCGCTTCTATCAGAACTGAATTCCCAGGCTCAGTGGGGGCTTACCATGTTTCTTACCTAACTTCAGACCGAGATAGAGGAACAGTGGACATGACATCTGAAAATGAAGATGTCACGTACTTGTATAAACTTGTGCCTGGTGTTTCAGAGAGGAGTTTTGGTTTCAAGGTTGCAGAGCTTGCTCAG TTACCATCCTCTTGCATCAGGCGAGCCACTTTCATGGCTGATAGGTTGGAAGCAGTAGTAAGAAGGCGAGAAAGTGATAGATATGGCAACAAGAGTTTACTAAGATCACCGACAATGGATCAAAAGGAAGAAGTGGAAGAGGAAATGCTGGGAACTACTGGTAACGCTTATGCAGGGGAGAATCAGATTAAAGAGGATATATATGGCAGCGAATACAACAAATTCTTTCTAAATCTGAAAACTGCAATATCTAGTGATGACCTTACAGAAAACATTCGTTATTTGAACCATGCAAGAAGCATTGCACAAGAATTAGTCAGCAG GTTGAAATAG
- the LOC101292951 gene encoding F-box/LRR-repeat protein At3g48880-like, whose translation MFVNNGERDRKGEREGQQRRKPIDFGESNSRDFDKDRGEEEDRRKEKRRDLSRFLFQISAPRIPVFLVSNRLKILIDAFSGSLNLETWNRLFSQRGLLQKLETWLRLFPEDDEIIFFLGFRMDGSMSMVHCGAVCTAWRLLLTDPQLWHTIDLSSMKSNFIDTRGHPYVYVTEKSDLILNCFLKSATSHSKGCTTRLILHPNLYLPNDLFTYAAERSPKLKRLVMPAWNRIDKDGIRMAIACWKDLESLTIEYISDGIFSYLIHEISNNCKNFRELKLMTASDSQITSIVNASLKLKVLSLRCSNVLQEHLTAILDRFCDLEVLNISHCRVMEALRPDRPDGRRVLSELDPLILEKVSRLKKLKKFMTCMPFDGWCIMCDRARNDEGYMKWYKYEPELWKQDELWKRVFNLIKLAWPESATPLLHGNTSSSLQ comes from the exons ATGTTCGTAAATAACGGTGAGAGAGATAGAAAAGGTGAGAGAGAAGGGCAGCAGCGGAGGAAGCCTATCGATTTTGG AGAGAGCAATTCCAGAGATTTCGACAAGGATCGAGGAGAGGAAGAGGATAGGAGAAAGGAGAAGAGGAGGGATTTGTCTAGGTTTTTATTTCAGATATCGGCTCCAAGAATTCCAG TTTTCCTCGTCTCTAATCGATTAAAGATATTGATTGATGCTTTTAGTGGTAGTTT GAACTTGGAGACTTGGAACAGATTGTTTTCACAAAGAGGATTGTTGCAAAAGCTGGAGACTTGGTTGAG GCTGTTTCCAGAAGATGATGAAATCATATTCTTTCTTGG GTTCAGAATGGATGGCTCTATGTCAATG GTTCATTGCGGTGCCGTTTGTACTGCATGGCGTTTGCTTCTCACTGATCCCCAGCTTTGGCATACAATTGACTTATCCTCCATGAAATCTAATTTCATCGACACCCGTGGCCATCCCTATGTTTATGTTACTGAAAAGTCGGATTTGATATTGAATTGCTTTCTGAAGAGTGCAACAAGTCATAGCAAGGGGTGCACAACCCGCTTGATTTTGCATCCCAACTTGTACCTGCCTAATGATCTCTTCACTTACGCTGCTGAAAGATCCCCGAAGCTGAAAAGACTGGTGATGCCGGCATGGAACAGAATAGATAAAGATGGAATCCGCATGGCCATTGCTTGTTGGAAAGACCTTGAGTCCCTCACAATAGAGTACATTAGCGACGGGATCTTTTCATATCTCATCCACGAGATTTCAAACAACTGCAAGAATTTCAGAGAGCTGAAGTTGATGACAGCTTCTGACTCTCAGATAACTTCAATAGTGAATGCTAGTCTAAAGCTGAAAGTTTTGAGCCTCCGATGCTCGAATGTCTTACAGGAGCATTTGACTGCTATATTGGATCGTTTTTGTGATCTGGAAGTTCTTAATATATCACATTGCCGTGTGATGGAAGCTCTACGTCCAGATCGACCAGATGGAAGAAGGGTCCTTTCAGAACTTGATCCATTGATTCTTGAAAAAGTTTCTAGGTTGAAAAAGTTGAAAAAGTTTATGACTTGCATGCCATTTGATGGTTGGTGCATCATGTGCGATAGGGCCAGAAACGACGAGGGGTACATGAAGTGGTACAAATATGAACCAGAGCTATGGAAACAAGATGAG CTCTGGAAAAGAGTCTTCAACTTAATTAAGCTAGCATGGCCGGAATCCGCAACGCCATTGCTTCATGGAAACACCTCGAGTTCCTTACAATAG
- the LOC101296431 gene encoding F-box/LRR-repeat protein At3g48880-like, translated as MTDKPSTRTRTDKHCDGVRLFGELRRSGEMEDSASPTRRWEDLDTDILVKIFQSFDVFELTSGIAHVCSGWRLACCDPLLWMTLDLSMMKSNFIKIPLEPYVYVDGRSDKLLTRLLKISMSLSRGNITTLIFHFNLYVSDDQLTYTAERSPKLKRLVLPAWNRIKKTGICKAISCWKELESLTMPSIANPPYFIDEIAKNCKNFKELKIMGPCDIFFASTLVAYLPNLKVLSLRCSMLLREALIMILEGLPHLEVLNISHCLLVDVTPPPVTKRVLREIDPFILEKASRLRRFLTCMQDTCVMCQRTKTDEGILRWYKYEEGLWQEDEVSSLAH; from the exons ATGACTGATAAACCCTCCACCAGAACCCGGACGGACAA ACATTGCGATGGAGTAAGGTTGTTTGGGGAACTAAGGAGATCTGGTGAAATGGAGGACAGTGCGTCTCCTACGAGAAGATGGGAGGATCTGGATACGGATATTTTGGTGAAGATTTTTCAGTCTTTTGATGTGTTTGAGTTAACTTCCGGGATAGCTCATGTGTGTAGTGGTTGGCGTTTGGCGTGCTGTGATCCTCTGCTATGGATGACGCTGGATTTGTCGATGATGAAATCTAATTTCATTAAAATTCCGTTGGAGCCGTATGTTTATGTGGATGGCCGATCTGATAAGCTGTTGACTCGTCTCTTGAAGATTTCAATGAGTCTCAGCCGGGGAAACATTACGACCTTGATCTTCCATTTCAATTTGTATGTGAGCGATGATCAGTTGACTTATACTGCTGAAAG GTCCCCAAAGCTGAAACGACTAGTTTTGCCAGCTTGGAACAGAATTAAGAAGACAGGAATCTGCAAGGCCATTTCCTGCTGGAAGGAGCTTGAATCCTTGACAATGCCTAGCATAGCGAATCCCCCATACTTCATAGACGAGATCGCAAAGAACTGCAAGAACTTCAAAGAACTAAAGATCATGGGTCCTTGTGATATCTTCTTTGCTTCAACTCTAGTTGCATATCTTCCTAATCTGAAGGTTTTAAGCCTCAGGTGCTCAATGCTCCTAAGGGAGGCTCTTATCATGATCTTGGAGGGCCTGCCGCACCTTGAAGTTCTGAATATATCACATTGCCTTCTTGTCGACGTCACTCCACCACCTGTAACTAAAAGGGTTTTAAGAGAGATTGATCCTTTTATCCTTGAGAAGGCGTCCCGACTACGCAGGTTTTTGACGTGCATGCAAGACACCTGCGTGATGTGCCAAAGGACGAAAACTGACGAGGGGATCTTGAGGTGGTACAAGTATGAAGAAGGGCTATGGCAAGAGGATGAGGTGAGCTCCCTTGCTCATTGA